The following proteins are encoded in a genomic region of Pyxicephalus adspersus chromosome 9, UCB_Pads_2.0, whole genome shotgun sequence:
- the FIBIN gene encoding fin bud initiation factor homolog, producing the protein MKGFQLLWFGILCNLCYGYYNGPLHPEMSNGTLHHYFVPDGDYEENDDPEKCQMLFKVIDDRPCGHGDGQSLSLKEEFIVIKRQIEDAERVLESISKGISYDLDGEESYGKYLGRESSQISEAFSNSDKSLTELELKFKQSQESEMSEMKTLNDDFVDMMIHTRAVLKETLDVSMGLRDKHELLSLTIRSHGARLSRLKNEYLKA; encoded by the coding sequence ATGAAAGGATTTCAACTTTTGTGGTTTGGAATTTTATGCAATTTATGTTATGGTTACTACAATGGACCTCTACACCCTGAGATGTCCAATGGAACCCTTCATCATTATTTTGTCCCTGATGGAGACTATGAAGAAAATGATGACCCGGAGAAGTGTCAGATGCTCTTCAAAGTGATTGACGACAGGCCATGTGGGCATGGTGATGGACAATCTCTTTCCTTGAAGGAAGAATTTATAGTAATTAAAAGACAGATAGAGGACGCAGAGAGAGTACTTGAAAGCATCAGTAAAGGCATATCCTATGACTTGGATGGGGAGGAAAGCTATGGAAAATACCTGGGAAGGGAGTCCTCCCAAATCAGTGAAGCCTTCTCCAACTCAGATAAGTCTTTGACGGAGCTGGAATTAAAGTTTAAACAGAGCCAGGAAAGCGAGATGAGTGAGATGAAGACTTTAAACGATGACTTTGTGGATATGATGATCCATACCAGAGCTGTGCTCAAAGAAACCTTAGATGTCTCCATGGGACTTAGGGACAAACATGAACTCCTGTCTTTAACTATTCGAAGCCATGGTGCTAGGCTAAGCAGGCTAAAAAATGAATATCTGAAAGCTTGA